In a genomic window of Glycine max cultivar Williams 82 chromosome 13, Glycine_max_v4.0, whole genome shotgun sequence:
- the LOC102668396 gene encoding uncharacterized protein — MVEGNCSTIIQRILPPKYKDPGSVTIPCSIGVVSVGKALINLGATINLMPPSMCKRIGNLEIAPTIMTLQVAGRSITRPYGVVEDVLVKVRQFIFPVDFVIMDIEEDAEIPLILGHPFMLTAKCVVDMGNGNLEMSVDDQKFTFNLFDAIKHPNDHKAYFKTEAVEHEVAMVAQAMVSQSLLQKALTNAVECLTKEEEKELKKCLEKLDRLKGSLSKKVLFEELKKDPPTEKTKVDLKILSEHLRYVFLEDNEARPVVISNSLTDEEESRLVKVLKKHRATTGWHI; from the coding sequence ATGGTGGAAGGTAATTGTAGCACAATTATTCAAAGAATCCTCCCACCAAAGTACAAAGATCCAGGGAGTGTGACTATCCCGTGCTCAATAGGGGTTGTATCAGTAGGAAAAGCACTAATTAATTTAGGGGCTACCATCAATTTGATGCCCCCATCTATGTGCAAAAGGATAGGGAACTTAGAGATTGCACCAACCATAATGACATTGCAGGTTGCTGGTCGTTCAATTACAAGACCCTACGGTGTAGTGGAGGATGTGTTGGTCAAGGTTCGTCAATTTATATTCCCTGTGGATTTTGTGATCATGGATATAGAGGAGGATGCTGAAATTCCATTGATCTTAGGCCATCCCTTCATGCTGACGGCTAAGTGTGTAGTGGACATGGGAAATGGTAACCTAGAAATGAGTGTCGATGATCAAAAGTTTACTTTCAATCTATTCGACGCAATTAAGCATCCAAATGACCACAAGGCCTATTTTAAGACGGAGGCAGTTGAACATGAGGTGGCTATGGTAGCTCAAGCTATGGTATCACAATCCCTATTACAGAAAGCTCTGACTAATGCAGTGGAATGCCttacaaaggaagaagaaaaagaattgaaGAAATGTTTGGAAAAGTTGGATAGGTTGAAAGGAagcctttcaaaaaaagttttatttgaagaattgaagaaaGACCCTCCCACAGAGAAAACTAAGGTGGACCTGAAGATCTTGTCGGAGCATTTAAGGTATGTGTTCTTAGAAGATAATGAGGCAAGACCAGTAGTGATTAGCAACTCTCTAACTGATGAGGAGGAATCTCGGCTGGTGAAAGTCTTAAAAAAGCATAGGGCAACGACTGGATGGCACATATGA